DNA from Paraburkholderia sp. BL10I2N1:
GGCCGATGAAAGCCTGCTACGCGCCTCCGATGAGCGTGCGCAGGCGAAAACGGAATCAGCACGCGCAGCAGTCGCCGCCTTCAAGGCGCTCGGTGGGGGTTGGCAACCCGGTGAATTGGACGCGGTCGCCATCAGGTAACAACGGTACGTGCCCATAGCGCCCAATGAGGACCACGGAATTTCGCCATCTTCGTTGCTCGATGGCCGTTGCTAGAGACTCCGATTCGTCCCTGCAGCGGAACTGCTACCTTTCGAACAGTCCCTGCTGGTACTTGCCATCAGGGAATGGAAGCGCAGCGTTTCGTCCGCTCGACGCGTGGCACCCGGCTGATAACGCAACGAAACACATGTGCCAGATGACTCGCTACCTTGCCGCATGCCCCGCAAACGATTGAGCCGGGATGAAGCCCGTGAACAGACCCGCCTGCGCCTGCTCGACGCGGCGGCCCTGAGCATTGCCAGGAAAGGGCTGGCCGCGACCAGTGTTGAGGACATCGCCGCCCAGGCCGGCTACACCCGCGGCGCGTTCTACTCTAACTTCAACAGCAAGAGCGACCTGTTCGTCGAACTGCTCCGTCTCGATCACCGGAACATCCAGGAAAACTTGCGGAAGCTGCTGGACGCAGCCCCGTCCAGCGAAGAGCTGCAAAAGCAGCTCACCTTGTTGTACGCGCAGCGTTATCGTGACGAGAACAACTACGTTATCTGGGCTGAGGCACGTCTGCACGCCATGCGTGACGACAGATTCCGGCAACGCATGACCGCCCTGTGCCTGGAAAAGCGCGATATGATCGCGTCCTTCATCGAGCAGTTCCGCAAGTGCGTCAACGTGCAGTTGCCAGGCCCTTGCGCCGACTACGCGCTCGCCGCTATCGCATTGATGGACGGCATCCTCTACTTCAACATGACCATGCCCAACGAACTGCCGAACGCTTCGGCCGAAGCGGTTTTGAGCAATATCTTTTCAAGGATGTTCAGTTCGAGACCGCAATAAAAAGCAAATCCTCGCGGACCTTTGATTGTGCGAGGGTTTGCTTAGCTCGATCGAGTTTGGCGGAGTCTTCCAACAGATGACAATTGTCTAAGACATCTATCTAATCCGCAGTACGGTTGGCGACAAATACGCGTAGTGGAAAGAGACACACTTGCGCAAACCCACGAGGGGAGTTGCTCGGTTTCGCAAGTGGCTGTTTCCAACGCATCCACGTGCGAACTCGCACGTCCACGCGTCTACAATGACCCTGCAGTCGGATGAGGGTTTGGTCGACGGAATGGCCGCTTGACCTTGTGACCGGCCGTTGACCCGCGGCAACATCAAATGGCCGGAGAGGGTCGGGAGCTGCCGACCGTCGACAGCGATAGCCGCTCGATGTTGCACGATCGTCTTGGGACCGGGTTCGTTAAGGGTGAGACTAGATAAGGCTCTCAGGGTTTTGCCCTGAGAGCCTTTTTCTATTCCTGTCGTTCATTACCAGCAAGGGTTTGCGGGATTTCGCGTAAACCCTGTCTAACAAGCGCCGCAGGTACGCTACCTGCTGCGGCCGATCGATGCATCGTCTGTGTCGACTCGGCGATGGAATCCACAGCTGGGACCTTGAATAAAGCCGTCGTCGAAGTCGGGAGCCAGCACCGCATCGCAGCACCCAATGCAGAGGGAGAGGCCGGCCCGGGTGTGTCATGAAGGACTGCTGATGAATGCATTCAAGCGCTGATCGCCTGGCCGGGCAGGGTGGAGCAGCGAGGAAACGGTGAGGGCGTCACGGCTGCCGTCTACCGGTTCACTGTCTCGGTCAGCATCTGTGTCGAACATTTCCGGTTTTTCACCGAGTCTCGACTCCGGGACGTTGTGACAGCGGAGCCTGCTGGTTAATATCCGCGAACATTCAATGGTCCGTGCAAGGTTCGATTTCGATCGTGGGGCTCGTCGGGATCAGGTGGTTTCGTTCAGCACGTACTCGCGGACTGCATGACGTGGGGGATCCCAATGCGTGCGCTGGGATGTGCGTGTGCGACGGGTTGCACTACCACGAGGTAACAGAGCAGTTCCGCCTGCGAATCCAGACTGGCCGGTAACAGGTGTCTCGAGTCCATTTTGAGTCATGCAAGGCCGGCCGGTGAATCGTTGACACCCATTAGCGGTCCCTGTTCGTGCCATGCCGGCGCGAACAGGGCACAATGATCAAACCCATGGGTGCCTGCACCGCGGGTGTGAAGGTGCGCATCACTCGCCAGCGTATGGTCGGAAGAATCGCCCGACACAGTGGCGCGGACATAGCAGCCGGAGTAACGCCCGGCCACCCGTGGCATTCCACTCCACGACCAACGTGAACCGAGTGGCCATTTCTCGCGGCGGACGGGAGCTTCCCGGCAGATTTTTGATACATGCTCTCGGGCCATCAACGGTCATTCGTGTAGTGACGCGCAAAGCGGACCTAATGGAACACTGCGACCGTGGCTGCCCTGAAGGGGCGGCGAGCGCTATCGCCGCGCTTAAATCGGGGAACTGCCTCCGATGGATAAACATTCCTATCCGAAGGCCATGTACTGGGTGCACCGGCCTTCCGCTGCCTCTACTGCACTTGTAGTATGTGCTCGCGAAACTGTCCGAGCAGTATCGGTGCGCTCGGCGAAGGAAGACTAACGGCGTCTTGCCCGCTTCTCGTCGTACGTTTGGTGGCTGAGCCTTCTACTTGCGCGCTCCGAGAACGACAGCGAACTGCTTTCGGCGTCGACGACTGATGCCATGCGGTTTTACTACCAGGATCCCGAGTTTGCGGCTTATCAGAGATGTCTCATTACGCGCCGACTCCACCCCGACAAGTCGTGACCGACGCAATCGCCTCGCCATCCCTCGGAATCCAACATTGGGTTTGCCGCGTGCGCAGACGTATTCCTCGTTAGCGCTACTGCTGAGGGCGCGACTCTGCCTGGATCGTCCGATCGGCCCGGCCCATAAAGTATCGGTGGATGTCGTCGAGGTGATCGGCAATCGACGGATTGAGACGATATGCTGGCATCCCGCGGGCTCCATCTCCGTCGAGGACCATTCGGACAAATGTCTCGCGGCTCTGGCTTCGCGCATAGTCGACGATGGAGGGGGCTGCCAACCCTTCGTAATCCTTGCCATGGCAACGAGCGCAGTCGGCGGCGCGCAGTGCCCGCCAGGCGCTGATGATACCGGGGTCGGTAAGCGGTGGCGCCGCGCCCTCGACGGCGCCGTCCGCCCGGGCGGACTGGGTAACAATCAACATGACAGCAACTACAATTGCAAGGCGCGCAGGCACCTGCTTTCCTCCAGGGCGGGTCACCAGCCGCAGGGGTTGCTCACGAGATCGCACCCGATAAGGCGCCTCCGCTAGTGCCCGTGCTTCACGGGCGCCGGATGCATCCCGCGGGACGCTCATTGAATTCGGTCCGTGACGTGCCCGGCAAACGTCCAGCCCTTGTCCTGTATCCAGATGTAGGTATAGCCGGTCGGACCGTCGATGAACACGGTCATTGGCTCGTTTTTGCCGTGGCTATCTTCATGTCGCGACGTCGCTACGGGCGTGACCCGGCCCTGGGTTGCCTTGGGTGCTGCATCGGGGGTGTCGAGCTTCCATCCGTCAGCCGGAACATAAGTGAGCCGCACCGTGCTGCCGACCGGAGGCTGGACGAGCAGGGTAAGCGGGGCATCTGCACTGCTCGCGTGCTCTTTACACGGCGTCGCCGCGTTGCGTCCCGTCGTGGTCTCTATCCTTGCTTCGTGATTGGGCTCGCCGTCAGTGGCGGCGAAAGTGATATGGCCAAACGTTCCGAGCGTCAACGCTGCCAAGGTAGCCGTGATCAATCCGGCACGTCGATCTGAGCGCTTCATTCCGGTTCCCTCCTACTTGCGGTAGTGGGCGACGACGGCCCCGTCGAAAGGGACTTTCGCGCGATCGGAGTAGCCGGTACAGAGGATGAGTCCGTCAAAGAGACGACTGCTGCTGATTTGCCGCCGGGGTTGGAATAGATCGGCGAAAACTCCTTCAACCATTCGCTGTTGTTCAGATCAATGGCGACCGAACAACTGAGCTTCGAAACCGTCGGGGTTTCCGGTGTGCATGGAAGGCGGCTTACTGCTTTCATCGTTGTCCTCATGGTCTGAACCTGGGTCGTGGCTTTATGCGGCATGCTCTTGTGCTGGCGCCGGGATGCGATAGGGAAGCCTGCTCGATGACGGCTGGATTGACTTCAGGGGCCAGACGTTGTGTCAGGCAATGTACCGCGACCTGACGTCTGGTGTATGGCGATGCCCCGGAGCACACGGCGGATCGCCTAAACTATAGAACTGACGGACACGGCCATTCCCGCGACGCTACCCCGCCATGGCGCACATCTTCTTCGCTGCTTCGATTCAGCGGCATATCGCAACGCCCGAGCACGAGATCGATGCCCGCACGCTCGGCGAAGCGCTCGAGGCTGTCTTCGCCGCGCAACCTCGACTGCGCGGCTACATCCTTGATGATCAGGGCTCACTGCGGCGGCATCTCGCCGTGTTTGTCGACGGCCGGCCGGTGCGCGACCGACGACATCTGTCCGATGCGCTCGGCGAGGAAAGCCGGGTTTACGTCGTACAGGCGCTGTCGGGCGGGTAAGAGGGTTCCATCCGTACACAAGGAGACTCGACATGAGCGATCGATTGCTTGTCGCAACCCGCAAGGGACTGTTCGTTTTGCAAGCCGGTGACAAGGGCGGCTGGACGCTCGGTGAGCCGGATTTCGTCGGCGAGCCGGTGAGCATGGTGCTGCCTGATTCGCGCGACGGATCGCTGTATGCCGCGCTCAATCTCGGCCACTTTGGCGTGAAGCTCCATCGCCGGCGCGCGGGCATGGCGGATTATGAAGAGTGCGCGGTCCCCGTCTACCCGCCGCAGCCTGCCGACGAGACGCGTACCGGTGACGGCGCGAATGCGAGCACGAACGCGAGTGCAGACACCAGCGCGGACCATGCGAGTGCGGCCGCGCCCAGCCCGTCGCCCCCTCCCTGGACGCTTCAGCAAATCTGGTCGCTTGAAACCGGCGGCCCGGACGAGCCGGGGGTCTTGTGGGCCGGCACGATTCCCGGCGGGCTCTTCCGTTCCGACGATGGCGGCGACACATGGCTGCTAAACCGCGCGCTGTGGGATCGCCCAGAGCGTCGCGAATGGTTCGGGGGCGGCTACGACGCGCCGGGCATCCATTCCGTGATGGTCGATCCGCGCGACAGCCGGCACGTGACGATCGGTGTGTCGTGCGGCGGCGTCTGGCAAACCGCCGATGGCGGTGCGACGTGGCGCCTGAGTGCCGAGGGCATGGAGGCCGACTACATGCCGCCGGAGCGGCGCGGCGATGCCAACGTGCAAGACCCGCA
Protein-coding regions in this window:
- a CDS encoding TetR family transcriptional regulator — its product is MPRKRLSRDEAREQTRLRLLDAAALSIARKGLAATSVEDIAAQAGYTRGAFYSNFNSKSDLFVELLRLDHRNIQENLRKLLDAAPSSEELQKQLTLLYAQRYRDENNYVIWAEARLHAMRDDRFRQRMTALCLEKRDMIASFIEQFRKCVNVQLPGPCADYALAAIALMDGILYFNMTMPNELPNASAEAVLSNIFSRMFSSRPQ
- a CDS encoding c-type cytochrome — translated: MLIVTQSARADGAVEGAAPPLTDPGIISAWRALRAADCARCHGKDYEGLAAPSIVDYARSQSRETFVRMVLDGDGARGMPAYRLNPSIADHLDDIHRYFMGRADRTIQAESRPQQ
- a CDS encoding MoaD/ThiS family protein codes for the protein MAHIFFAASIQRHIATPEHEIDARTLGEALEAVFAAQPRLRGYILDDQGSLRRHLAVFVDGRPVRDRRHLSDALGEESRVYVVQALSGG
- a CDS encoding exo-alpha-sialidase gives rise to the protein MSDRLLVATRKGLFVLQAGDKGGWTLGEPDFVGEPVSMVLPDSRDGSLYAALNLGHFGVKLHRRRAGMADYEECAVPVYPPQPADETRTGDGANASTNASADTSADHASAAAPSPSPPPWTLQQIWSLETGGPDEPGVLWAGTIPGGLFRSDDGGDTWLLNRALWDRPERREWFGGGYDAPGIHSVMVDPRDSRHVTIGVSCGGVWQTADGGATWRLSAEGMEADYMPPERRGDANVQDPHRVVQCAANPDALWTQHHCAIFRSTDGAAHWQRIEAQPSSFGFAVAVHPREPDTAWFVPAVKDQCRIPADGQFVVTRTRDGGRTFERFSNGLPPAPAYDLVYRHGLAVDDSGTRLAMGSTTGALWTSDDGGESWHLLSAHLPPVYCVRFG